One Bremerella cremea genomic window carries:
- a CDS encoding response regulator: MQILIADDSALVRAMLQDTLEEAGYDVIACEDGLQAWEAIARGESRLAVLDWMMPGLSGIDICRKLHDEHVANWVYAILLTSKDKLDDILHAFQSGASDHVCKPFREAELLARIKVGEKMINLQMELAQSQKLESVGQLAAGIAHEINTPTQYVSDNTRFLKDAFQDINKVLAQYGTFLEAARQGPIDASLITQLEEVITQADIDYLCQEIPLAIDQSLCGVEQVAKIVRAMKDFSHPGNTAKMFVNLKDTVETTISVARNEWKYVANVVTQFDESLTEVSCLPGELNQVLLNLIVNASHAIGDKLGSGSGERGTITIGTRRLEDFAEIFVQDTGTGIPESARRRIYDPFFTTKAVGKGTGQGLAISYSVVVEKHGGEIDFVTEEGVGTTFFIRLPLQCEVAA, from the coding sequence ATGCAAATCTTGATCGCCGACGACAGTGCTTTGGTTCGCGCCATGCTGCAAGATACTCTCGAAGAAGCAGGGTACGACGTGATTGCATGTGAAGATGGCCTTCAGGCTTGGGAGGCAATCGCCCGAGGAGAATCGCGTTTGGCCGTGCTGGACTGGATGATGCCAGGTTTGAGCGGAATTGACATTTGCCGCAAGCTGCACGACGAGCATGTGGCCAACTGGGTGTACGCAATCCTGTTGACCTCGAAGGACAAGCTCGACGACATTCTGCACGCGTTTCAATCTGGGGCAAGTGACCACGTGTGCAAACCGTTTCGAGAAGCAGAACTGTTGGCTCGCATTAAAGTCGGCGAGAAGATGATCAACCTGCAAATGGAACTGGCTCAGTCGCAAAAGTTGGAATCGGTGGGGCAGTTAGCTGCGGGAATCGCTCACGAGATCAATACGCCTACGCAATACGTCAGTGACAACACGCGGTTTCTCAAGGATGCGTTTCAAGATATTAACAAAGTGCTCGCCCAGTATGGCACCTTCTTGGAAGCAGCACGCCAAGGGCCTATCGATGCCAGTTTGATTACCCAATTGGAAGAGGTGATCACGCAAGCCGATATCGACTACTTGTGCCAGGAAATCCCCTTGGCAATCGACCAGTCTTTGTGCGGTGTCGAGCAAGTTGCCAAGATCGTGCGGGCGATGAAAGATTTTTCGCATCCCGGCAACACGGCCAAAATGTTTGTCAACTTGAAAGATACGGTGGAAACAACCATCTCGGTGGCTCGAAATGAATGGAAGTATGTTGCCAATGTCGTTACTCAATTCGACGAGTCATTGACCGAAGTCTCGTGTTTGCCAGGCGAACTGAACCAAGTGTTGTTGAACTTAATCGTGAATGCTTCGCATGCAATCGGCGATAAGCTGGGGAGCGGTTCTGGCGAACGGGGAACGATCACCATCGGTACGCGTCGGCTCGAAGACTTCGCGGAGATCTTCGTGCAAGATACCGGCACCGGTATTCCCGAATCGGCCCGGCGACGCATCTACGATCCGTTCTTCACTACCAAAGCCGTCGGCAAAGGGACCGGTCAAGGGTTGGCCATCTCTTACTCGGTGGTGGTCGAAAAGCACGGTGGCGAGATTGATTTCGTTACGGAGGAGGGAGTCGGAACCACCTTTTTCATTCGCTTGCCGTTGCAATGTGAGGTGGCCGCATGA
- a CDS encoding response regulator → MTKILFVDDQENVLSALRRMLYGRRDKWEMEFASGGEEAIQRLEQKSFDVVVTDMRMPGIDGAELLSQARDRWPAVVRIVLSGQSEPDRILRSMGATHIYLTKPCDALRLTSVVSQSSILRNRLPDAAIKRIVSQMGAVPCQTSVFEQLVEELAQSFPCIDRLGTLIATDIGMTAKILQLVSSSFFGQPQRVNSPEQAASMLGVTLLRELVLSGNIFQPVDLSTIEGFSLEELNRHSREVAECARMIAQLETSDQRIVDDAWLAGMLHDIGKIVLACAMPSSYQEAVRLAEQEGMSLWAAEREVFGTSHAEVGSYLLSLWGLPTPICEAVGTFRSHRSYEVGSNFLPVTAVHVANVLRRKKLVPQEITKPMLASFFRY, encoded by the coding sequence ATGACAAAGATTTTGTTTGTTGACGATCAAGAGAATGTGTTGTCGGCGTTAAGAAGGATGTTGTATGGTCGACGCGACAAATGGGAAATGGAGTTCGCCAGTGGTGGCGAGGAGGCAATTCAGCGACTGGAGCAAAAGTCGTTCGATGTCGTGGTGACCGATATGCGGATGCCGGGGATCGACGGGGCAGAACTTCTGAGTCAGGCGCGAGATCGTTGGCCGGCGGTTGTGCGAATTGTTCTCTCAGGCCAATCGGAACCAGATCGTATTCTACGGTCGATGGGAGCGACGCATATTTACCTTACGAAACCGTGCGACGCGTTGCGGCTTACATCGGTTGTTTCTCAATCGAGCATTCTCCGCAATCGCCTGCCCGATGCAGCGATAAAGCGGATTGTCTCGCAAATGGGAGCAGTGCCATGCCAGACTTCCGTCTTCGAGCAACTGGTCGAGGAACTTGCCCAGTCGTTTCCTTGTATCGATCGCTTAGGTACGTTGATCGCTACCGATATCGGGATGACCGCTAAGATTTTGCAGTTGGTGAGTTCTTCGTTCTTTGGACAGCCGCAGCGTGTCAACTCGCCCGAGCAAGCGGCGTCGATGCTGGGCGTGACGCTATTGCGCGAGCTGGTGTTGTCAGGCAATATCTTTCAACCTGTCGATTTGTCGACGATTGAAGGGTTTTCGTTAGAAGAACTGAATCGCCATAGTCGCGAGGTCGCCGAATGTGCGCGGATGATCGCCCAATTGGAAACGTCCGATCAACGCATTGTCGACGACGCCTGGCTGGCCGGCATGTTGCATGACATCGGAAAGATTGTGTTGGCTTGTGCGATGCCAAGCTCGTATCAAGAGGCGGTGCGACTTGCCGAGCAAGAAGGCATGAGCTTGTGGGCAGCTGAACGGGAAGTCTTTGGCACCAGTCACGCCGAGGTGGGGAGCTATCTTTTAAGTTTGTGGGGACTGCCGACACCCATTTGCGAAGCTGTCGGTACGTTTCGATCGCATCGAAGTTACGAAGTCGGTAGCAATTTTCTGCCAGTCACGGCTGTGCATGTGGCAAATGTGCTGCGGCGCAAGAAACTGGTTCCGCAAGAAATTACCAAACCGATGTTGGCATCGTTCTTCAGGTATTAA
- a CDS encoding HD domain-containing phosphohydrolase, with translation MIKRVLLVDDEPNILNGYKRHLRKQFDVEVAEGGGQAIERLESDEAYAVVVSDMQMPEVSGIQVLSHAAKRHPDTVRVMLTGNADQHTAVVAVNEGHIFRFLNKPCQPDLLAKTLEDGLRHYQLLRAEHTLLSKTLGGSVSLMTEVLSLVNPIAFGSSSRIRHLTRQICARLSIPNAWEVEIAAMLSKIGCVSVPNTILEKWYGAKPLTAEEQHMVDTHPAVGASLVRKIPRLNGVAKIIELQNRRLDQPARKEECPDEEIPLGAKVLKVLVDYDKLISTTSAQHVIEVLANQRKTWYDPQVVNALKAVLQESEVLRAITIAELKLGMLFDQDVKTSDGSILVTRGQEVNESIIKRLQNFDRSQGVQQPIAVRELTGEPVPEPAIA, from the coding sequence ATGATCAAACGAGTTCTCCTGGTCGATGACGAACCGAATATCTTGAACGGCTACAAGCGACACTTACGCAAACAGTTTGATGTGGAAGTGGCCGAAGGAGGAGGTCAAGCCATTGAGCGTTTAGAGTCGGATGAAGCTTACGCCGTGGTGGTCTCGGATATGCAGATGCCAGAAGTCAGCGGGATTCAAGTGTTGTCGCACGCGGCCAAGCGTCATCCCGATACGGTTCGCGTGATGCTAACCGGAAATGCCGATCAGCACACGGCCGTTGTGGCGGTGAACGAGGGGCACATTTTTCGGTTTCTCAACAAGCCTTGCCAGCCTGATCTGCTGGCTAAAACGCTTGAGGATGGCTTGCGGCATTATCAACTATTACGGGCCGAGCATACGTTGCTATCTAAAACACTAGGAGGCAGCGTGAGCTTGATGACGGAGGTGCTTTCGCTGGTGAATCCGATCGCGTTTGGCAGTTCCTCGCGCATACGGCATTTAACTCGCCAGATATGTGCACGACTTTCGATTCCTAATGCCTGGGAAGTTGAAATCGCTGCGATGCTGTCGAAGATCGGCTGTGTTTCCGTTCCCAATACGATCCTAGAAAAGTGGTACGGTGCGAAACCGTTAACCGCAGAAGAACAGCACATGGTCGACACGCATCCCGCTGTGGGGGCCAGCTTGGTGCGGAAGATTCCTCGATTGAATGGTGTGGCCAAAATTATCGAATTACAAAATCGCCGCTTGGATCAGCCTGCCCGCAAAGAAGAATGCCCTGACGAAGAGATTCCCTTAGGGGCAAAGGTGCTGAAGGTGTTGGTCGATTACGACAAATTGATCTCCACCACGTCGGCACAGCACGTGATCGAAGTGCTCGCCAATCAACGCAAGACATGGTACGACCCGCAGGTGGTCAATGCCTTGAAGGCTGTCTTGCAGGAAAGCGAAGTGTTAAGGGCGATCACGATCGCCGAATTGAAACTCGGAATGCTCTTCGATCAAGATGTGAAGACGAGTGATGGAAGCATCTTGGTCACTCGCGGGCAAGAAGTGAACGAATCGATCATCAAGCGTTTGCAGAACTTCGATCGCTCGCAAGGCGTGCAGCAACCCATTGCGGTGCGCGAACTGACCGGCGAACCGGTGCCAGAGCCAGCGATCGCGTAG
- a CDS encoding bifunctional transcriptional activator/DNA repair enzyme AdaA yields the protein MNALTTLPTEQQMYQAIVQRDVRLEGVFVVAVKTTGIFCRPGCKAKTPKRENVEFFATAAEALAAGYRACRRCRPLELAGSVPAWLANLFALINAEPNRRWTNADLDSLGLSPSRVRRWFQAHYQMTFHAYVRTQRIGLAVDQLQAGSDVTSAAYENGYESLSGFRESLKRWLGTVPTAARQIEPILVQRILTPLGPMLAAGGEKGLCLLEFADRKMLAKQFQRINKLFAQPILIGKHAVLSETDRQIQQYFSGERTQFDLPLRLAGTPFQTAVWNQLLAIPYGETHSYQQLANRLGKPTASRAVGRTNGDNRFAIIVPCHRVIRSDGHLCGYAGGLWRKKWLLNWERENLLPAQQRQLKLPTV from the coding sequence ATGAACGCACTCACCACTTTGCCGACCGAACAACAGATGTACCAGGCCATCGTCCAGCGCGATGTTCGCCTGGAAGGAGTTTTCGTGGTGGCCGTGAAGACGACCGGAATCTTCTGCCGCCCTGGCTGCAAAGCGAAAACACCCAAACGGGAAAATGTCGAATTCTTCGCCACCGCCGCCGAAGCGTTGGCGGCCGGGTATCGTGCCTGCCGGCGTTGTCGTCCGCTGGAACTTGCAGGCTCGGTTCCCGCTTGGCTGGCCAATTTATTTGCATTGATCAATGCCGAGCCCAACCGCCGGTGGACCAACGCCGATTTAGATTCGCTCGGCCTGTCTCCCAGTCGCGTTCGCCGCTGGTTTCAAGCCCATTATCAAATGACCTTTCACGCCTACGTACGGACGCAACGCATTGGCTTGGCGGTCGACCAACTGCAAGCCGGTAGCGATGTCACTTCGGCAGCGTACGAAAACGGCTACGAATCGTTGAGTGGTTTTCGTGAGAGCCTGAAGAGGTGGCTGGGGACGGTACCGACAGCAGCAAGGCAAATCGAACCGATTCTGGTCCAACGGATTCTGACGCCACTTGGCCCGATGCTGGCCGCTGGGGGCGAGAAAGGGCTTTGCCTCTTGGAATTCGCAGATCGTAAAATGCTGGCCAAGCAGTTTCAACGAATCAACAAGCTGTTCGCCCAGCCGATTCTAATTGGTAAGCATGCCGTCTTGAGCGAGACCGATCGGCAAATTCAGCAGTACTTCTCTGGCGAACGTACCCAGTTCGACCTTCCCTTACGGCTCGCAGGCACACCTTTTCAAACGGCGGTCTGGAATCAGCTTCTCGCGATTCCCTATGGCGAAACCCATTCGTACCAGCAACTGGCCAATCGTCTTGGCAAGCCCACGGCATCGCGTGCCGTGGGACGCACCAACGGAGACAATCGTTTTGCCATTATTGTCCCTTGCCATCGTGTGATTCGCAGCGATGGCCATTTATGTGGCTACGCTGGTGGCTTGTGGCGAAAAAAGTGGCTCTTGAATTGGGAACGCGAGAACCTCTTACCCGCTCAACAGCGTCAACTCAAGTTGCCAACCGTATAG
- a CDS encoding GlsB/YeaQ/YmgE family stress response membrane protein yields MGDETIQLSSQFEAWANLVLAWVGFGTLTGLLAKAIMPGRDPGGPIATLAMGIGGSVIGCGLLSLLFKGYRVSPLSAMGFAVAVGGAFLILFFYRLLSGQVVDESLPPAPRRMRLYSSRRRTSHREPVDRY; encoded by the coding sequence ATGGGCGACGAAACAATCCAACTCTCCTCACAATTCGAGGCATGGGCGAACCTGGTATTGGCTTGGGTCGGCTTCGGCACGCTGACCGGTTTGTTAGCCAAGGCGATCATGCCAGGACGCGACCCCGGCGGGCCAATTGCTACTCTGGCAATGGGAATAGGCGGCTCGGTGATTGGCTGCGGGCTGCTCTCGTTGCTGTTTAAGGGGTATCGGGTCTCACCTTTGAGTGCGATGGGGTTTGCCGTGGCGGTCGGCGGAGCCTTTTTGATCTTGTTTTTCTATCGCTTGCTTTCCGGTCAGGTCGTCGACGAAAGTCTGCCGCCAGCTCCACGCCGGATGCGGTTGTACTCTTCGCGCCGCCGAACATCGCATCGCGAACCTGTCGATCGCTATTAA
- a CDS encoding P-II family nitrogen regulator, which yields MKKIEAVVRHHKLDEIKEALVTKGFGGMTATEVQGFGRQKGQTETYRGAEYSIDFVPKIKIEIVCTDEQCQEIVDTIIQKAQSGQIGDGKIFISELTDVIRIRTAETGASAI from the coding sequence ATGAAGAAGATCGAAGCCGTCGTCCGCCACCACAAGTTGGACGAAATCAAGGAAGCCCTGGTCACCAAAGGGTTCGGTGGCATGACCGCAACGGAAGTCCAAGGCTTTGGACGCCAAAAGGGACAGACGGAAACCTACCGTGGCGCGGAATACTCGATCGATTTTGTTCCTAAAATCAAAATCGAGATCGTTTGCACCGACGAACAGTGCCAGGAAATCGTCGATACCATTATTCAGAAAGCCCAGTCTGGCCAGATCGGCGACGGAAAGATCTTCATTTCCGAGCTGACCGACGTCATCCGTATTCGCACCGCCGAAACCGGAGCGTCCGCGATCTAA
- a CDS encoding thioredoxin family protein, with translation MSIAWSEIYASGLGYDKYLARYGKENQQQRWEAKRSTLSLSPAQKTLLEGFTRKMHVLCMAGAWCGDCVDQCPMFAILEEASPNIEVRFVDRDDCDAEFKEWVMVCGGNRVPVCVFLNEDFQPTGMYGDRTVAKYRNMVENLTGAACSTGISLGTEAQMDSLTTSVLAEWIEQFERNQWIMRTSTRLREKHGD, from the coding sequence ATGTCGATTGCTTGGTCTGAAATCTATGCCTCCGGTTTGGGTTACGATAAATACCTTGCCCGCTATGGAAAAGAAAACCAGCAGCAGCGGTGGGAGGCCAAACGCAGCACGCTGTCGCTGAGCCCGGCCCAGAAAACCTTGCTGGAGGGGTTCACCCGCAAAATGCACGTCCTGTGCATGGCTGGCGCCTGGTGCGGCGATTGTGTCGATCAGTGCCCCATGTTTGCCATACTGGAAGAGGCGTCGCCGAATATCGAAGTTCGTTTTGTGGATCGAGACGACTGCGATGCGGAATTTAAAGAATGGGTGATGGTCTGCGGGGGAAATCGTGTTCCGGTATGCGTTTTTCTCAACGAAGACTTCCAACCTACCGGTATGTACGGTGATCGGACTGTGGCCAAGTATCGCAACATGGTCGAGAACTTAACCGGAGCGGCTTGTAGCACGGGGATTTCGCTAGGGACCGAAGCGCAAATGGATTCGCTTACGACCAGCGTCCTGGCGGAATGGATCGAGCAATTTGAGAGAAATCAATGGATCATGCGCACCTCGACCCGCCTCCGCGAGAAGCATGGCGACTAA
- a CDS encoding SufE family protein, translating to MKEPPALTPEELIDDFEFMETKEERLKLIVELGRELPEFPDEFRLDEFKVQGCQSQVWLVPQIVEEGDTKRILFQADSDAHIVKGLVGILVMLLSGKTPQEILDFDLRGLFDRLKLEKHLVPARSNGLHSMVRRITEIATHAQ from the coding sequence TTGAAAGAACCGCCTGCCCTAACACCAGAAGAACTGATTGACGACTTCGAGTTCATGGAGACGAAGGAGGAGCGTCTGAAGCTGATCGTCGAGCTCGGACGCGAGCTCCCCGAGTTTCCCGATGAGTTCCGCCTCGATGAGTTCAAAGTGCAAGGCTGCCAAAGCCAGGTTTGGCTGGTCCCTCAGATTGTCGAGGAAGGGGATACGAAACGCATCCTCTTTCAGGCCGACAGCGATGCCCATATTGTGAAAGGGCTGGTCGGGATCTTGGTAATGTTGCTCTCGGGCAAAACCCCGCAAGAGATTCTCGATTTCGACTTGCGGGGGCTGTTCGATCGGTTAAAGCTCGAAAAGCACTTGGTGCCGGCTCGCTCGAATGGTTTACATTCGATGGTCCGCCGCATCACAGAGATTGCTACCCACGCTCAGTAG
- a CDS encoding serine/threonine-protein kinase, with product MTKPDTKVVERIAAEARRRSGAQREAFLEDTCGTDADLRQHVEKLLSPSPEGTLALAQTHGAGGTSSPHSVQPRNRRSRLLSTTNIIVHVWASRVYRSIAIATFVALIVLLGLGSRYMVWNELRKLRQEEFEALLTAEVQALTLWIDSCKTQAEMVARDPEVVAAIDSMLKKHAELKGNYSSAAIEPELAVIDEHLPEFSKSDEEAKAFVQKNDPLSIDVYSSNSPNKKLRTGTITEDDEAAFVIADTSGFILASNQKARIGRKIGQELHPQVALDILNGTTGFIPPMQPDSNSQNTSSSGTVSYVWAYAPIREESEPPKAMLGLGYLSVGNFTRALTNIRTGTTGEAYAFNEKGRMLTESRFTKDLWKRQLLADGKPTRTHLTLSPARGPSHPAGPSQHLTRLVTMARDREPDQENFGIILEPYVGYAGHDVVGAWQWLDDYHFGVAYETAAHEAFRPFIYISIGQYVLLGLIATFAGITYYAANSMVFMRRSIGDNMVVGPYVLLRKIGEGGMGQVYLARHQMLKRPTAVKLVRPDKTDPKIIKRFEREVQLSSQLKHPNTVEIYDYGKTPENIFYYAMEYLDGVTLEELVRQNGWQPVPRVLFVMRQVAASLREAHSRGLIHRDIKPLNIMLCRVGGEYDVAKVLDFGLVKNLSADPTATVVTRTTEISGTPMYIPPERVKNPTQADPRVDIYALGATAFFMLTGRTIYLASSPVDVLVQIVTQPVPTVQEAADRIIPAQLQDLLNRCLAKAPDQRPQTAEEVLLEVEAMLAEYPWSTKEAKDWWENHVPPNTLSAWAERENPA from the coding sequence ATGACGAAACCAGATACGAAAGTCGTGGAGAGAATCGCCGCCGAGGCCCGTCGTCGTTCAGGGGCACAGCGCGAGGCCTTTTTAGAGGATACTTGCGGCACCGACGCTGATTTGCGGCAGCATGTCGAGAAGCTACTCTCACCTTCTCCTGAGGGCACCCTGGCCCTGGCTCAAACGCATGGTGCGGGCGGCACCTCTTCACCCCATTCGGTCCAACCACGTAATCGCCGTAGCCGCTTGCTATCGACCACCAATATCATCGTGCATGTGTGGGCTTCGCGCGTATACCGCAGCATTGCGATTGCCACCTTCGTAGCGTTGATTGTGCTACTTGGCCTGGGCTCGCGCTACATGGTATGGAACGAACTGCGTAAACTTCGTCAGGAGGAATTCGAGGCCCTGTTAACGGCAGAAGTCCAGGCCCTGACCTTGTGGATCGATTCGTGCAAGACACAAGCGGAAATGGTCGCCCGAGATCCAGAGGTGGTCGCGGCCATCGACAGTATGCTTAAGAAGCACGCCGAACTGAAAGGTAACTATTCGAGCGCCGCTATCGAGCCAGAGCTGGCGGTCATAGACGAGCACTTGCCAGAATTCAGCAAGTCCGACGAAGAAGCGAAAGCGTTCGTTCAAAAAAATGACCCTCTTTCAATCGACGTCTATTCTTCCAATAGTCCCAACAAAAAGCTTCGTACGGGGACAATCACTGAGGACGACGAAGCCGCCTTCGTCATTGCCGACACCTCTGGCTTCATCCTGGCAAGCAATCAGAAAGCCAGAATCGGGCGGAAGATTGGGCAGGAGCTACATCCGCAAGTGGCGTTAGATATCCTTAACGGCACGACCGGCTTTATTCCACCGATGCAGCCTGACTCGAACTCTCAAAATACGAGTAGCTCAGGAACGGTGTCGTACGTCTGGGCTTATGCTCCTATTCGAGAAGAAAGCGAGCCCCCCAAAGCGATGCTGGGCTTGGGTTATCTTTCCGTCGGTAACTTCACGCGTGCCCTGACCAACATTCGCACAGGAACCACCGGCGAAGCGTATGCGTTTAATGAAAAAGGACGGATGCTAACCGAAAGCCGCTTCACCAAAGACTTGTGGAAGCGGCAACTTCTCGCCGACGGTAAGCCGACGCGGACCCACCTCACATTATCCCCAGCGCGGGGCCCCTCGCATCCAGCCGGTCCCAGCCAGCATCTCACTCGGCTAGTCACGATGGCTCGCGACCGTGAACCGGATCAGGAGAACTTTGGGATCATCCTCGAACCGTACGTCGGTTATGCCGGGCACGATGTTGTGGGGGCCTGGCAGTGGTTGGATGACTATCACTTCGGCGTAGCCTACGAAACCGCGGCACACGAAGCATTCCGCCCCTTCATTTACATTTCCATCGGCCAGTACGTGCTGCTGGGGCTGATCGCGACCTTCGCAGGCATCACCTATTACGCGGCCAACTCCATGGTTTTCATGCGACGTTCGATTGGCGACAACATGGTCGTCGGGCCCTATGTTTTGCTGCGGAAAATCGGCGAAGGTGGCATGGGGCAGGTATACCTTGCCCGCCACCAGATGCTTAAACGGCCAACGGCAGTAAAGTTAGTCCGCCCCGATAAAACCGATCCGAAGATCATCAAACGCTTCGAACGTGAAGTCCAGCTTTCCAGTCAGTTGAAGCATCCCAATACCGTCGAGATATACGACTATGGTAAGACGCCAGAAAACATCTTCTACTACGCGATGGAATACCTTGATGGCGTCACCCTAGAAGAACTCGTGCGTCAGAACGGCTGGCAACCGGTGCCTCGGGTGCTTTTCGTTATGCGACAAGTTGCTGCTTCGTTACGTGAAGCCCACTCACGAGGCCTGATCCATCGTGACATTAAGCCACTCAACATTATGCTGTGCCGGGTGGGCGGCGAATACGATGTGGCGAAGGTGCTCGATTTTGGTCTCGTGAAAAATCTTTCCGCCGATCCAACCGCCACCGTCGTGACTCGCACAACCGAGATCAGCGGCACGCCGATGTACATTCCGCCAGAGCGAGTTAAGAATCCGACGCAGGCCGACCCTCGCGTCGATATTTATGCCCTCGGAGCCACTGCGTTCTTCATGCTGACTGGTCGCACGATCTACCTAGCCAGTAGCCCCGTCGATGTGCTGGTGCAAATCGTCACGCAGCCGGTTCCCACTGTGCAAGAAGCCGCTGACCGCATTATTCCCGCCCAACTCCAAGACCTACTAAATCGCTGCCTGGCGAAAGCCCCTGACCAGCGTCCGCAAACCGCCGAAGAAGTGCTGCTGGAAGTAGAAGCGATGTTGGCAGAATATCCCTGGTCTACCAAAGAAGCAAAAGATTGGTGGGAAAACCATGTTCCCCCAAACACCCTCTCGGCCTGGGCCGAAAGGGAAAATCCGGCGTAA
- a CDS encoding aldose epimerase family protein gives MMNRCFTPAAMYLAAIVFCASGLLAEEPAAKGKKSPMSVTASEFGHLPDGTTIVKYTVDNGNGIKMELINYGAIMTSLTTPDKNGEATNINVGFDNLEGYLAGPPYFGATVGRYANRIAKGKFTLDGKEYTLATNNGPNSLHGGEKGFDKVVWNSKKIETPEAVGVQFDYTAKDGEEGYPGNLTVTVKYTLTPSNELVMDYTATTDAKTVLNLTNHNYWNLAGAQSGKNYDHKLKLEADKYLPVDETLIPTGDLATVKGTPMDFTSFKAIGKDIQATGGDPVGYDHCYVLNDQSGELALAATVKEPTSGRVMEVWTTQPGIQFYSGNFLDGTDANAGLKQHEAFCLETQHYPDTPNQEGFPTTTLEPGETFHEVTVHKFSVEK, from the coding sequence ATGATGAACCGCTGCTTTACGCCCGCCGCGATGTACCTTGCGGCGATTGTTTTTTGTGCCTCTGGCCTTCTGGCCGAGGAGCCCGCAGCCAAAGGAAAAAAGTCCCCCATGAGCGTCACTGCGAGTGAGTTCGGCCACCTGCCGGATGGAACCACGATTGTCAAATACACGGTTGACAATGGCAACGGAATCAAGATGGAGTTGATCAACTACGGCGCCATCATGACGAGCCTGACCACCCCAGACAAGAATGGCGAAGCAACGAACATCAACGTTGGTTTCGACAACCTGGAAGGCTACCTGGCTGGTCCTCCTTACTTCGGTGCCACGGTGGGTCGCTATGCCAACCGCATTGCCAAAGGCAAGTTTACGCTGGATGGCAAAGAATACACCTTGGCAACCAACAACGGCCCCAACAGCTTGCACGGCGGCGAAAAGGGATTCGATAAGGTTGTCTGGAATTCCAAGAAGATCGAAACCCCGGAAGCGGTTGGTGTTCAGTTCGACTACACCGCCAAAGATGGCGAAGAAGGCTATCCGGGCAACTTGACGGTCACGGTCAAATACACCTTGACCCCCAGCAACGAGTTGGTGATGGACTACACCGCGACGACCGACGCTAAGACGGTGCTTAATCTGACCAACCACAACTACTGGAACTTGGCCGGTGCCCAAAGTGGCAAGAACTACGATCACAAGTTGAAGCTGGAAGCAGACAAGTACCTGCCGGTTGACGAAACCCTGATTCCGACCGGCGATCTGGCCACGGTTAAGGGAACCCCGATGGACTTCACTTCCTTCAAGGCGATCGGTAAGGACATTCAAGCCACCGGCGGCGATCCGGTTGGCTACGATCACTGCTACGTCTTGAACGATCAATCTGGCGAACTCGCTCTGGCCGCCACCGTCAAAGAACCGACTTCGGGTCGCGTGATGGAAGTTTGGACCACCCAGCCGGGCATTCAGTTCTACAGCGGCAACTTCCTGGATGGGACCGATGCCAATGCAGGTCTGAAGCAGCACGAAGCGTTCTGCCTGGAAACCCAGCACTATCCTGATACCCCTAACCAAGAAGGCTTTCCGACAACCACACTCGAGCCGGGTGAAACTTTCCACGAAGTGACGGTCCATAAGTTCTCGGTCGAAAAATAA
- a CDS encoding RNA polymerase sigma factor, whose protein sequence is MKPQPAELLQQHERWLRTALYARLHSPVEVDDVMQETVTAALENWQQIRDPSAVGPWLYKIAIRQALLYRRKQGRIRKLQENVQRNAPPPSEGGTSPLDWLIAEERNEMVRRAMSELPRRDAEILLLKYTEQWSYREISERLGVSESAVEARLHRARARLREKLLAREVISTGT, encoded by the coding sequence GTGAAGCCTCAGCCCGCAGAACTGCTTCAGCAGCACGAGCGTTGGTTGCGGACTGCGCTGTACGCTCGCTTGCATAGTCCTGTGGAAGTGGATGATGTGATGCAGGAAACGGTCACCGCAGCGCTGGAAAACTGGCAGCAGATTAGGGACCCCAGCGCTGTGGGACCGTGGCTTTACAAAATTGCCATCCGTCAGGCATTGTTGTATCGCCGTAAACAAGGACGTATTCGGAAGTTACAGGAAAACGTCCAGCGTAACGCCCCGCCGCCTAGCGAAGGGGGCACCAGTCCGCTGGACTGGCTTATCGCCGAAGAACGCAACGAGATGGTTCGTCGAGCAATGAGCGAGCTTCCCCGCCGTGATGCTGAAATTCTGCTACTCAAATATACCGAGCAGTGGAGTTACCGGGAAATCAGCGAGCGGTTGGGGGTTAGCGAAAGTGCCGTCGAGGCCCGGCTGCATCGCGCCCGGGCCCGGCTCCGCGAAAAGCTATTGGCCCGCGAAGTGATTTCGACGGGAACTTAA